A stretch of the Danio rerio strain Tuebingen ecotype United States chromosome 18, GRCz12tu, whole genome shotgun sequence genome encodes the following:
- the bicd1a gene encoding protein bicaudal D homolog 1 isoform X4 has protein sequence MAAGGGCGESVDQYRSEVERLTRELAEANREKIRAAECGLVVLEENQKLKHQYAELEIEQEALKQELEQLQEAFGQAYTNQRKVAEDGETNEETLLQESASKEAYYMGRLDDLQSQLKVSSSAASNAQAETEHLNALMQELRENNETLELQRSRMREEIREYKFREARLLQDYTELEEENITLQKLVSTLKQNQVEYEGLKHEIKVLEEETVLLNSQLEDALRLKDISQGQLEEALDSLKSEREQKNNLRKELAHHLSLTDSVYGASTHLAISAVEGLKFAEEAATNGTSASGTSPNNEDSNRCNNECNGHGPKGEYHRRKTEMLPVSDLFSELNLSEIQKLKQQLIQVEREKALLLTNLQESQTQLQHTQGALTEQHRRVHRLTERVNAMKRLHNDKEFDTEESEKGDGPINGCCEFETDINGIELLECKYRVAVTEVIDLKAELKVLKEKYNQSLESQSEESNHSDGKVHALEEQVKQLEKSCREARERVSSLEAELRCASGMASESNGMLNAAQDELVTFSEELAQLYHHVCLCNNETPNRVMLDYYRQSRVTRSGSLKGPEDPRALLSPRLARRLAAVNSSDMSKSPQDSPSKEPLGDGIKGEGGSPNRTPFGSPINGSSLSSSTIPETGDLRREPMNIYNLNAIIRDQIKHLQKAVDRSLQLSRQRAAARELAPILDKDKEACMEEILKLKSLLSTKREQIATLRLVLKANKQTAEVALANLKSKYENEKCMVTETMMKLRNELKALKEDAATFSSLRAMFATRCDEYVTQLDEMQRQLAAAEDEKKTLNSLLRMAIQQKLALTQRLEDLEFDHEQSHCGRGGKVPKIKSSPQKS, from the exons GCATTTGGTCAGGCATACACCAACCAGCGTAAAGTAGCCGAGGATGGGGAGACAAATGAAGAGACGCTGCTGCAGGAGTCAGCCTCTAAAGAAGCCTATTACATGGGACGTCTGGATGACCTTCAATCCCAGCTCAAAGTGAGCAGCTCCGCAGCCTCCAACGCCCAAGCAGAGACCGAACACCTCAACGCCCTAATGCAGGAACTCAGAGAG AACAATGAGACGTTAGAGCTGCAGAGGAGCCGGATGAGAGAGGAGATCAGAGAGTATAAGTTCAGAGAGGCCAGACTTCTGCAGGACTACACTGAGCTGGAGGAGGAGAACATCACTTTACAGAAACTAGTGTCAACACTCAAACAAAATCAG GTGGAATATGAGGGTCTAAAGCATGAAATCAAAGTGCTTGAAGAAGAAACGGTGCTGCTCAACAGTCAATTAGAAGATGCTTTACGGTTAAAAGACATTTCCCAAGGCCAGTTGGAGGAAGCGTTGGATTCTCTGAAGAGCGAACGAGAGCAGAAGAACAATCTGAGAAAAGAGCTGGCTCATCATCTCAGCCTGACTGACAGTGTTTATGGAGCCAGCACTCACCTGGCCATCTCTGCCGTGGAGGGTCTGAAGTTTGCAGAGGAGGCTGCGACCAATGGCACGTCTGCTTCCGGGACCAGTCCTAACAACGAGGACAGCAACCGGTGTAATAATGAGTGTAATGGACATGGACCAAAAGGAGAATACCATCGCAGGAAGACAGAGATGCTCCCGGTGTCTGATCTCTTCAGTGAACTCAACCTGTCTGAGATACAGAAACTCAAGCAGCAGCTCATACAG GTTGAGCGAGAGAAAGCACTTCTACTTACCAACCTGCAGGAGTCTCAAACTCAACTGCAGCACACGCAGGGTGCTTTAACTGAGCAGCACAGACGTGTTCACCGCCTTACGGAACGTGTTAATGCTATGAAACGCCTCCACAATGACAAGGAGTTTGACACAGAAGAGTCCGAGAAGGGCGACGGTCCTATTAACGGTTGCTGTGAGTTTGAGACTGACATCAATGGAATAGAGCTTCTAGAGTGCAAATACAGAGTTGCCGTGACTGAGGTCATTGACTTGAAGGCGGAGCTTAAGGTGTTGAAGGAAAAGTATAACCAGTCTTTGGAGAGCCAATCAGAAGAGAGCAACCACAGCGACGGGAAGGTCCATGCGCTTGAAGAACAGGTGAAACAACTGGAGAAAAGCTGTCGTGAGGCCCGTGAGCGGGTCAGCAGTCTGGAAGCTGAGCTTCGGTGTGCTTCTGGAATGGCCAGCGAAAGTAACGGCATGCTGAATGCAGCTCAAGATGAGCTGGTTACATTTAGCGAGGAACTTGCTCAGCTCTACCACCACGTCTGCTTGTGCAACAATGAAACACCAAATCGTGTCATGCTGGACTACTACCGTCAGAGTCGGGTCACACGTAGTGGCAGTCTCAAAGGCCCAGAAGACCCAAGAGCCCTGCTTTCTCCACGTTTAGCTCGGCGTCTTGCAGCTGTGAACTCCTCAGACATGTCCAAGAGTCCTCAAGACTCTCCCTCGAAGGAACCCCTTGGAGACGGAATTAAAGGGGAAGGAGGAAGTCCCAATAGAACCCCATTTGGTTCACCAATCAATGGTTCATCTCTCTCGTCCTCCACAATTCCAGAGACAGGTGATCTCCGCAGGGAGCCCATGAACATCTATAACCTCAACGCCATCATCCGTGACCAAATCAAGCACCTGCAGAAGGCTGTAGACCGCTCTCTCCAGTTGTCCAGGCAGAGGGCTGCTGCTAGAGAGTTGGCGCCTATCCTCGATAAGGACAAGGAGGCCTGCATGGAGGAGATCCTGAAACTCAAATCGCTCCTGAGCACCAAAAGAGAGCAGATCGCCACCTTACGTCTTGTCCTAAAAGCCAACAAACAG ACTGCTGAGGTGGCCCTGGCAAACCTCAAGAGCAAGTATGAAAATGAGAAATGCATGGTGACGGAGACAATGATGAAGCTTAGGAATGAACTCAAGGCTCTCAAAGAAGATGCAGCCACCTTTTCCTCACTGAGAGCAATGTTTGCAACAAG ATGTGATGAGTATGTAACTCAACTAGATGAGATGCAGAGGCAGCTGGCTGCCGCAGAAGATGAAAAGAAGACTCTGAACTCCCTCCTGCGAATGGCCATTCAGCAGAAACTGGCCCTCACGCAGCGATTGGAGGACCTGGAGTTTGACCACGAGCAGTCGCACTGTGGCCGTGGAGGGAAAGTGCCAAAAATTAAGAGCAGCCCTCAAAAA
- the bicd1a gene encoding protein bicaudal D homolog 1 isoform X1 — protein sequence MAAGGGCGESVDQYRSEVERLTRELAEANREKIRAAECGLVVLEENQKLKHQYAELEIEQEALKQELEQLQEAFGQAYTNQRKVAEDGETNEETLLQESASKEAYYMGRLDDLQSQLKVSSSAASNAQAETEHLNALMQELRENNETLELQRSRMREEIREYKFREARLLQDYTELEEENITLQKLVSTLKQNQVEYEGLKHEIKVLEEETVLLNSQLEDALRLKDISQGQLEEALDSLKSEREQKNNLRKELAHHLSLTDSVYGASTHLAISAVEGLKFAEEAATNGTSASGTSPNNEDSNRCNNECNGHGPKGEYHRRKTEMLPVSDLFSELNLSEIQKLKQQLIQVEREKALLLTNLQESQTQLQHTQGALTEQHRRVHRLTERVNAMKRLHNDKEFDTEESEKGDGPINGCCEFETDINGIELLECKYRVAVTEVIDLKAELKVLKEKYNQSLESQSEESNHSDGKVHALEEQVKQLEKSCREARERVSSLEAELRCASGMASESNGMLNAAQDELVTFSEELAQLYHHVCLCNNETPNRVMLDYYRQSRVTRSGSLKGPEDPRALLSPRLARRLAAVNSSDMSKSPQDSPSKEPLGDGIKGEGGSPNRTPFGSPINGSSLSSSTIPETGDLRREPMNIYNLNAIIRDQIKHLQKAVDRSLQLSRQRAAARELAPILDKDKEACMEEILKLKSLLSTKREQIATLRLVLKANKQTAEVALANLKSKYENEKCMVTETMMKLRNELKALKEDAATFSSLRAMFATRCDEYVTQLDEMQRQLAAAEDEKKTLNSLLRMAIQQKLALTQRLEDLEFDHEQSHCGRGGKVPKIKSSPQKVSLGTALTAPPSPTASKPPSFPFQNNVVASASSSPSLDVPTPSSSLWTSSTQPFFLGQSQWNLGTQTLVLDPETLSIEFCQVVHSRDSDAHVARSAPTSPYLGARQQSQRSMRSRIRSDLIQFKTARNSRIPSADPE from the exons GCATTTGGTCAGGCATACACCAACCAGCGTAAAGTAGCCGAGGATGGGGAGACAAATGAAGAGACGCTGCTGCAGGAGTCAGCCTCTAAAGAAGCCTATTACATGGGACGTCTGGATGACCTTCAATCCCAGCTCAAAGTGAGCAGCTCCGCAGCCTCCAACGCCCAAGCAGAGACCGAACACCTCAACGCCCTAATGCAGGAACTCAGAGAG AACAATGAGACGTTAGAGCTGCAGAGGAGCCGGATGAGAGAGGAGATCAGAGAGTATAAGTTCAGAGAGGCCAGACTTCTGCAGGACTACACTGAGCTGGAGGAGGAGAACATCACTTTACAGAAACTAGTGTCAACACTCAAACAAAATCAG GTGGAATATGAGGGTCTAAAGCATGAAATCAAAGTGCTTGAAGAAGAAACGGTGCTGCTCAACAGTCAATTAGAAGATGCTTTACGGTTAAAAGACATTTCCCAAGGCCAGTTGGAGGAAGCGTTGGATTCTCTGAAGAGCGAACGAGAGCAGAAGAACAATCTGAGAAAAGAGCTGGCTCATCATCTCAGCCTGACTGACAGTGTTTATGGAGCCAGCACTCACCTGGCCATCTCTGCCGTGGAGGGTCTGAAGTTTGCAGAGGAGGCTGCGACCAATGGCACGTCTGCTTCCGGGACCAGTCCTAACAACGAGGACAGCAACCGGTGTAATAATGAGTGTAATGGACATGGACCAAAAGGAGAATACCATCGCAGGAAGACAGAGATGCTCCCGGTGTCTGATCTCTTCAGTGAACTCAACCTGTCTGAGATACAGAAACTCAAGCAGCAGCTCATACAG GTTGAGCGAGAGAAAGCACTTCTACTTACCAACCTGCAGGAGTCTCAAACTCAACTGCAGCACACGCAGGGTGCTTTAACTGAGCAGCACAGACGTGTTCACCGCCTTACGGAACGTGTTAATGCTATGAAACGCCTCCACAATGACAAGGAGTTTGACACAGAAGAGTCCGAGAAGGGCGACGGTCCTATTAACGGTTGCTGTGAGTTTGAGACTGACATCAATGGAATAGAGCTTCTAGAGTGCAAATACAGAGTTGCCGTGACTGAGGTCATTGACTTGAAGGCGGAGCTTAAGGTGTTGAAGGAAAAGTATAACCAGTCTTTGGAGAGCCAATCAGAAGAGAGCAACCACAGCGACGGGAAGGTCCATGCGCTTGAAGAACAGGTGAAACAACTGGAGAAAAGCTGTCGTGAGGCCCGTGAGCGGGTCAGCAGTCTGGAAGCTGAGCTTCGGTGTGCTTCTGGAATGGCCAGCGAAAGTAACGGCATGCTGAATGCAGCTCAAGATGAGCTGGTTACATTTAGCGAGGAACTTGCTCAGCTCTACCACCACGTCTGCTTGTGCAACAATGAAACACCAAATCGTGTCATGCTGGACTACTACCGTCAGAGTCGGGTCACACGTAGTGGCAGTCTCAAAGGCCCAGAAGACCCAAGAGCCCTGCTTTCTCCACGTTTAGCTCGGCGTCTTGCAGCTGTGAACTCCTCAGACATGTCCAAGAGTCCTCAAGACTCTCCCTCGAAGGAACCCCTTGGAGACGGAATTAAAGGGGAAGGAGGAAGTCCCAATAGAACCCCATTTGGTTCACCAATCAATGGTTCATCTCTCTCGTCCTCCACAATTCCAGAGACAGGTGATCTCCGCAGGGAGCCCATGAACATCTATAACCTCAACGCCATCATCCGTGACCAAATCAAGCACCTGCAGAAGGCTGTAGACCGCTCTCTCCAGTTGTCCAGGCAGAGGGCTGCTGCTAGAGAGTTGGCGCCTATCCTCGATAAGGACAAGGAGGCCTGCATGGAGGAGATCCTGAAACTCAAATCGCTCCTGAGCACCAAAAGAGAGCAGATCGCCACCTTACGTCTTGTCCTAAAAGCCAACAAACAG ACTGCTGAGGTGGCCCTGGCAAACCTCAAGAGCAAGTATGAAAATGAGAAATGCATGGTGACGGAGACAATGATGAAGCTTAGGAATGAACTCAAGGCTCTCAAAGAAGATGCAGCCACCTTTTCCTCACTGAGAGCAATGTTTGCAACAAG ATGTGATGAGTATGTAACTCAACTAGATGAGATGCAGAGGCAGCTGGCTGCCGCAGAAGATGAAAAGAAGACTCTGAACTCCCTCCTGCGAATGGCCATTCAGCAGAAACTGGCCCTCACGCAGCGATTGGAGGACCTGGAGTTTGACCACGAGCAGTCGCACTGTGGCCGTGGAGGGAAAGTGCCAAAAATTAAGAGCAGCCCTCAAAAAGTAAGTCTTGGAACTGCACTCACTGCTCCCCCTAGTCCCACTGCGTCCAAACCCCCTTCCTTTCCGTTCCAAAACAATGTGGTTGCATCAGCTAGTAGCTCTCCTTCACTGGATGTACCTACTCCATCCTCGTCCCTCTGGACCTCCTCAACCCAACCGTTTTTCCTTGGCCAGTCGCAGTGGAACCTGGGCACTCAGACTTTAGTCTTAGACCCAGAGACGTTAAGTATTGAGTTTTGTCAAGTTGTTCATAGCAGGGACTCTGACGCTCATGTTGCCAGGTCTGCTCCCACTTCTCCCTATCTGGGTGCTCGGCAGCAGTCACAGCGCTCCATGAGATCGCGCATACGCTCCGATCTGATTCAGTTCAAAACTGCAAGAAACTCTAGAATCCCGAGTGCTGACCCTGAGTAG
- the bicd1a gene encoding protein bicaudal D homolog 1 isoform X3, whose protein sequence is MAAGGGCGESVDQYRSEVERLTRELAEANREKIRAAECGLVVLEENQKLKHQYAELEIEQEALKQELEQLQEAFGQAYTNQRKVAEDGETNEETLLQESASKEAYYMGRLDDLQSQLKVSSSAASNAQAETEHLNALMQELRENNETLELQRSRMREEIREYKFREARLLQDYTELEEENITLQKLVSTLKQNQVEYEGLKHEIKVLEEETVLLNSQLEDALRLKDISQGQLEEALDSLKSEREQKNNLRKELAHHLSLTDSVYGASTHLAISAVEGLKFAEEAATNGTSASGTSPNNEDSNRCNNECNGHGPKGEYHRRKTEMLPVSDLFSELNLSEIQKLKQQLIQVEREKALLLTNLQESQTQLQHTQGALTEQHRRVHRLTERVNAMKRLHNDKEFDTEESEKGDGPINGCCEFETDINGIELLECKYRVAVTEVIDLKAELKVLKEKYNQSLESQSEESNHSDGKVHALEEQVKQLEKSCREARERVSSLEAELRCASGMASESNGMLNAAQDELVTFSEELAQLYHHVCLCNNETPNRVMLDYYRQSRVTRSGSLKGPEDPRALLSPRLARRLAAVNSSDMSKSPQDSPSKEPLGDGIKGEGGSPNRTPFGSPINGSSLSSSTIPETGDLRREPMNIYNLNAIIRDQIKHLQKAVDRSLQLSRQRAAARELAPILDKDKEACMEEILKLKSLLSTKREQIATLRLVLKANKQTAEVALANLKSKYENEKCMVTETMMKLRNELKALKEDAATFSSLRAMFATRCDEYVTQLDEMQRQLAAAEDEKKTLNSLLRMAIQQKLALTQRLEDLEFDHEQSHCGRGGKVPKIKSSPQKIVSSLLPQYRRPPHN, encoded by the exons GCATTTGGTCAGGCATACACCAACCAGCGTAAAGTAGCCGAGGATGGGGAGACAAATGAAGAGACGCTGCTGCAGGAGTCAGCCTCTAAAGAAGCCTATTACATGGGACGTCTGGATGACCTTCAATCCCAGCTCAAAGTGAGCAGCTCCGCAGCCTCCAACGCCCAAGCAGAGACCGAACACCTCAACGCCCTAATGCAGGAACTCAGAGAG AACAATGAGACGTTAGAGCTGCAGAGGAGCCGGATGAGAGAGGAGATCAGAGAGTATAAGTTCAGAGAGGCCAGACTTCTGCAGGACTACACTGAGCTGGAGGAGGAGAACATCACTTTACAGAAACTAGTGTCAACACTCAAACAAAATCAG GTGGAATATGAGGGTCTAAAGCATGAAATCAAAGTGCTTGAAGAAGAAACGGTGCTGCTCAACAGTCAATTAGAAGATGCTTTACGGTTAAAAGACATTTCCCAAGGCCAGTTGGAGGAAGCGTTGGATTCTCTGAAGAGCGAACGAGAGCAGAAGAACAATCTGAGAAAAGAGCTGGCTCATCATCTCAGCCTGACTGACAGTGTTTATGGAGCCAGCACTCACCTGGCCATCTCTGCCGTGGAGGGTCTGAAGTTTGCAGAGGAGGCTGCGACCAATGGCACGTCTGCTTCCGGGACCAGTCCTAACAACGAGGACAGCAACCGGTGTAATAATGAGTGTAATGGACATGGACCAAAAGGAGAATACCATCGCAGGAAGACAGAGATGCTCCCGGTGTCTGATCTCTTCAGTGAACTCAACCTGTCTGAGATACAGAAACTCAAGCAGCAGCTCATACAG GTTGAGCGAGAGAAAGCACTTCTACTTACCAACCTGCAGGAGTCTCAAACTCAACTGCAGCACACGCAGGGTGCTTTAACTGAGCAGCACAGACGTGTTCACCGCCTTACGGAACGTGTTAATGCTATGAAACGCCTCCACAATGACAAGGAGTTTGACACAGAAGAGTCCGAGAAGGGCGACGGTCCTATTAACGGTTGCTGTGAGTTTGAGACTGACATCAATGGAATAGAGCTTCTAGAGTGCAAATACAGAGTTGCCGTGACTGAGGTCATTGACTTGAAGGCGGAGCTTAAGGTGTTGAAGGAAAAGTATAACCAGTCTTTGGAGAGCCAATCAGAAGAGAGCAACCACAGCGACGGGAAGGTCCATGCGCTTGAAGAACAGGTGAAACAACTGGAGAAAAGCTGTCGTGAGGCCCGTGAGCGGGTCAGCAGTCTGGAAGCTGAGCTTCGGTGTGCTTCTGGAATGGCCAGCGAAAGTAACGGCATGCTGAATGCAGCTCAAGATGAGCTGGTTACATTTAGCGAGGAACTTGCTCAGCTCTACCACCACGTCTGCTTGTGCAACAATGAAACACCAAATCGTGTCATGCTGGACTACTACCGTCAGAGTCGGGTCACACGTAGTGGCAGTCTCAAAGGCCCAGAAGACCCAAGAGCCCTGCTTTCTCCACGTTTAGCTCGGCGTCTTGCAGCTGTGAACTCCTCAGACATGTCCAAGAGTCCTCAAGACTCTCCCTCGAAGGAACCCCTTGGAGACGGAATTAAAGGGGAAGGAGGAAGTCCCAATAGAACCCCATTTGGTTCACCAATCAATGGTTCATCTCTCTCGTCCTCCACAATTCCAGAGACAGGTGATCTCCGCAGGGAGCCCATGAACATCTATAACCTCAACGCCATCATCCGTGACCAAATCAAGCACCTGCAGAAGGCTGTAGACCGCTCTCTCCAGTTGTCCAGGCAGAGGGCTGCTGCTAGAGAGTTGGCGCCTATCCTCGATAAGGACAAGGAGGCCTGCATGGAGGAGATCCTGAAACTCAAATCGCTCCTGAGCACCAAAAGAGAGCAGATCGCCACCTTACGTCTTGTCCTAAAAGCCAACAAACAG ACTGCTGAGGTGGCCCTGGCAAACCTCAAGAGCAAGTATGAAAATGAGAAATGCATGGTGACGGAGACAATGATGAAGCTTAGGAATGAACTCAAGGCTCTCAAAGAAGATGCAGCCACCTTTTCCTCACTGAGAGCAATGTTTGCAACAAG ATGTGATGAGTATGTAACTCAACTAGATGAGATGCAGAGGCAGCTGGCTGCCGCAGAAGATGAAAAGAAGACTCTGAACTCCCTCCTGCGAATGGCCATTCAGCAGAAACTGGCCCTCACGCAGCGATTGGAGGACCTGGAGTTTGACCACGAGCAGTCGCACTGTGGCCGTGGAGGGAAAGTGCCAAAAATTAAGAGCAGCCCTCAAAAA ATTGTCAGCAGCCTGCTGCCTCAGTACCGCCGTCCTCCCCACAACTGA